A stretch of the Pirellulales bacterium genome encodes the following:
- a CDS encoding DMT family protein produces MNLKVILAVVGMLCLSNVFMTFAWYGHLKDLAHRPWYVAVLVSWLIAFFEYLVQVPANRFGDAHQINLGQLKILQEIVTLSVFVPFAIFYMHKPLNWNFLYAGFCLCGAVYFVFRS; encoded by the coding sequence ATGAATCTGAAAGTCATACTCGCGGTAGTGGGGATGCTGTGCCTGTCAAACGTGTTCATGACGTTTGCCTGGTACGGCCACCTTAAGGATCTCGCCCATCGCCCGTGGTACGTCGCGGTACTGGTGAGCTGGTTGATTGCGTTTTTCGAGTACCTCGTGCAGGTGCCGGCCAATCGTTTCGGCGACGCTCATCAAATCAACCTCGGTCAACTGAAAATTCTGCAGGAGATTGTCACGCTATCAGTTTTCGTGCCCTTTGCCATCTTCTATATGCACAAGCCGCTGAACTGGAACTTCCTTTACGCAGGATTCTGTCTGTGCGGCGCGGTGTATTTTGTTTTTCGAAGCTGA
- a CDS encoding MFS transporter encodes MAGEKEPFGDAINPAAQAKSRGSERALDATAFFLADVADGLGPFLVIDLTSRRGWSASQAGLAMAMLLVGTVAMQTFTGSWIDRTRHKTMAIAMACCIVAAATVGLYFSTTPSIVYGLQALTGVMVTVFPPALAAISLGLVGRNRLAARIGRNEACFHAGNVTAAFLAIATNYLWGTIGIFCSVAAMAIASAVSAHFIDNSQIDHELARGADDGGGSPSILPWRSVATDQRIQWFVLAVVLFHFANAAMLPLVGQKVGHSNQNAAQSMMAICIIVAQIVMVPIAFLASHFAILGRRKVFLVGFLILPIRGLLYTLTDSPSCLIAIQVLDGIGAGIFGVVAVLMVADLTRGTGRFNFAQGLMATAIGLGAAASQFLAGIVVDRLGFDAGFLFLSGIAVLAVAVFLFKVPETSPHLRRTASLTDGRLPD; translated from the coding sequence ATGGCTGGGGAGAAAGAGCCTTTCGGCGACGCCATCAATCCCGCAGCACAAGCAAAATCCAGAGGCAGCGAACGGGCGCTTGACGCAACCGCATTTTTTCTTGCAGATGTTGCCGACGGCTTAGGGCCATTCCTGGTGATCGACTTAACCAGCCGCCGGGGCTGGAGTGCCTCTCAAGCCGGGCTGGCGATGGCGATGCTTTTGGTTGGCACGGTCGCCATGCAAACTTTTACCGGTAGCTGGATCGATCGCACGCGTCACAAAACTATGGCGATTGCCATGGCGTGTTGCATCGTGGCTGCTGCCACGGTGGGGCTCTATTTCTCGACGACACCTTCAATCGTTTACGGCCTGCAAGCCTTGACCGGCGTGATGGTGACTGTGTTTCCACCTGCACTGGCAGCAATCAGCTTGGGGCTGGTCGGTCGCAATCGCCTGGCCGCTCGCATAGGTCGCAACGAAGCTTGTTTTCACGCAGGCAATGTGACAGCGGCATTCCTGGCCATTGCGACCAACTACCTGTGGGGAACCATCGGTATCTTTTGCAGCGTGGCAGCGATGGCGATCGCCAGCGCGGTGAGCGCGCATTTCATCGACAACTCACAGATCGACCATGAATTGGCCCGTGGAGCAGATGATGGCGGCGGCAGTCCGTCTATCCTTCCCTGGCGAAGCGTCGCCACCGACCAGCGAATCCAATGGTTTGTTCTCGCCGTAGTCCTGTTCCATTTCGCCAACGCAGCCATGCTGCCGCTGGTGGGTCAGAAAGTAGGACACTCCAATCAAAACGCCGCACAATCGATGATGGCAATATGCATTATCGTTGCCCAGATTGTGATGGTGCCCATCGCATTCTTGGCCAGCCACTTTGCCATCCTAGGTCGTCGCAAAGTATTTCTGGTCGGTTTTCTTATCCTGCCGATTCGTGGTCTGCTCTACACGCTAACCGATTCGCCAAGCTGTTTGATTGCTATTCAAGTGCTCGACGGCATTGGTGCAGGCATCTTCGGTGTGGTCGCCGTCCTCATGGTGGCTGACCTGACTCGTGGCACGGGCCGGTTCAACTTCGCTCAAGGCCTGATGGCGACCGCAATCGGCTTGGGAGCGGCGGCCAGTCAGTTCCTGGCAGGGATAGTCGTCGACCGCCTCGGTTTCGATGCCGGATTCCTGTTCTTGAGCGGGATCGCCGTACTAGCTGTCGCGGTGTTCCTCTTCAAAGTGCCAGAAACGTCTCCGCACTTACGACGGACGGCGTCACTTACGGATGGTCGTTTACCAGACTAG
- a CDS encoding helix-turn-helix transcriptional regulator — protein MLAFVREIRQLAYTPFGTRGAVTPSGVREFAKEEKAMTRTNNKGNRKKPISRVLRKTIRDKGLTAYATAKQAGVSVDAVQRFLKDQRGLSLETVDKLAGALDLTLCDDDTNTGTT, from the coding sequence ATGCTAGCTTTTGTGCGTGAGATACGCCAATTGGCTTATACGCCATTTGGCACGCGAGGTGCAGTGACGCCAAGTGGAGTTCGAGAATTCGCGAAGGAGGAAAAAGCCATGACCCGTACCAATAATAAAGGTAACCGAAAGAAACCGATTAGTCGGGTTTTGCGGAAGACAATCCGAGACAAAGGACTCACCGCTTACGCGACCGCAAAACAAGCGGGCGTATCGGTGGACGCAGTTCAACGATTTTTGAAGGACCAACGCGGTTTGTCCCTGGAGACGGTGGACAAACTTGCCGGGGCGCTCGATCTAACGCTCTGCGATGACGACACGAACACGGGGACGACTTGA
- a CDS encoding PAS domain S-box protein codes for MFDASLFRILIEHSFDAITTITRDGRASYVSPVITRVLGYSPDEFLTFDAFEIVHPDDRKAAADRFTELVATPNSSQTTVNRVRHKDGSWRWIETVASNHLDTPHVDAIIASCRDVTERRQATEAVRQAEEKFRSIVESATEFAIFTTDLNGNVNSWNSGASRLLGYDESEVIGRSCRIFFSPEDNERDKAEAEMHDALVQGRGRDERWHVRKDGSQFWGSGWMMPLRDEAGSVRGYLKIFRDMTRTKLAEEALKEASRRKDDFLAILAHELRNPLAAISNAALLLQMPADDRTSEWAPDMISRQTKYLSRLLDDLLDVSRITRGKLRLKNERLDLSPVIAKAIETVRPLVEEKRHSLAFTVSAGGISVVGDPVRIEQVFVNLLSNAAKYTDEGGSISVIAQKDEMATIVVRDNGIGISADMLTRIFEPFAQAEQSLDRSQGGLGIGLTLARSLIDLHGGTISVKSEGAGRGSEFAIRLPLASSENDPETLPANQTLLPPKRTYRVLVVDDNQDSAVSLATLLKVRGYETNIAYDGPAAIELARSFGPDAILLDIGLPNIDGYEVARQIRNSERGKSMFLIAISGYGQEQDRRRSKEAGFDHHFVKPVDFTSLSSLLSERVPNVPK; via the coding sequence ATGTTCGACGCAAGCCTCTTCCGTATACTCATCGAGCATAGTTTCGACGCCATCACCACGATTACGCGTGACGGGAGGGCCTCATACGTGAGCCCTGTCATTACGCGCGTTCTCGGTTACTCTCCCGATGAATTTCTAACCTTTGACGCCTTTGAGATCGTCCATCCCGACGATCGAAAGGCAGCAGCCGATCGCTTTACCGAGCTAGTTGCAACGCCAAATAGTTCACAGACTACAGTTAATCGGGTTAGACACAAAGATGGGTCTTGGAGGTGGATCGAGACAGTCGCGTCGAACCATCTCGATACGCCACACGTCGATGCGATAATCGCAAGTTGTCGAGACGTCACCGAACGAAGGCAAGCAACTGAGGCGGTCCGTCAGGCGGAGGAAAAGTTTCGCAGTATCGTTGAAAGTGCGACGGAGTTTGCAATTTTCACCACCGATCTTAATGGCAATGTGAATAGCTGGAATTCTGGTGCAAGTCGACTTCTTGGCTATGACGAATCCGAAGTAATCGGACGGAGTTGCCGAATCTTCTTTTCGCCTGAGGATAATGAGCGAGACAAAGCTGAAGCGGAAATGCACGATGCTCTAGTGCAAGGGCGCGGGAGAGATGAGCGATGGCACGTAAGGAAGGACGGAAGTCAATTCTGGGGCAGTGGCTGGATGATGCCGCTTCGAGACGAAGCGGGGAGCGTTCGCGGATATCTAAAGATCTTTCGTGACATGACTCGCACTAAACTAGCCGAAGAGGCTTTGAAAGAAGCTAGTCGAAGAAAAGACGACTTCTTGGCGATCCTTGCCCACGAGCTTAGAAATCCGCTGGCGGCGATTAGCAATGCTGCTTTGCTCCTACAGATGCCAGCGGATGACCGGACAAGCGAATGGGCTCCAGATATGATCTCTCGGCAAACGAAATACTTATCGCGGCTCCTTGACGATCTGCTTGACGTATCGCGGATTACAAGAGGAAAGTTACGACTTAAAAATGAACGGCTGGACCTCTCGCCGGTCATTGCAAAGGCAATTGAAACGGTCAGGCCTCTCGTTGAAGAGAAGAGACATAGCCTCGCTTTTACCGTTTCGGCGGGTGGAATATCTGTCGTGGGCGATCCCGTGCGGATCGAGCAAGTATTCGTGAATCTGCTTTCGAACGCTGCGAAATACACTGACGAAGGAGGCAGCATCTCGGTCATTGCACAGAAGGACGAAATGGCCACCATTGTCGTCCGGGATAACGGCATCGGAATCTCCGCTGATATGCTAACTCGGATTTTCGAACCCTTTGCTCAGGCAGAACAATCGCTCGACCGTTCGCAAGGCGGATTGGGTATTGGATTGACGTTGGCCAGGTCACTGATCGACTTGCACGGGGGGACGATCTCCGTAAAGAGCGAAGGAGCAGGCCGAGGGAGCGAATTTGCGATCCGTCTTCCGTTGGCGAGTAGCGAGAATGACCCGGAAACGTTACCCGCGAACCAAACACTTCTACCGCCCAAAAGGACGTATCGCGTTCTTGTTGTCGACGACAACCAAGACTCTGCCGTCTCGCTAGCAACTCTGCTCAAAGTCCGAGGATATGAGACGAACATCGCTTACGACGGACCGGCCGCAATCGAGCTCGCGCGATCATTTGGTCCCGATGCGATCTTGTTGGATATCGGACTTCCCAACATTGACGGTTACGAGGTTGCTAGGCAGATCCGAAACAGTGAACGAGGAAAGTCAATGTTTTTAATCGCGATCTCCGGCTACGGCCAAGAACAGGACCGCCGCCGCTCCAAAGAAGCTGGGTTTGACCATCACTTTGTCAAACCGGTCGACTTTACGTCGCTGTCTAGCTTGTTGTCGGAACGTGTTCCGAACGTTCCCAAGTAG
- a CDS encoding sulfotransferase domain-containing protein, giving the protein MGINIEWPQKQRELHNHHFDSTIWNEFSFRDDDIIIGTYAKAGTTWMQQIVAQLLFNGEPALEVAEMSPWLDLRVPPKEIKLPVVEAQTHRRFIKTHLPVDALQFSPAAKYLYIARDGRDVVWSMYNHHANANRSWYEALNDTPGRVGPPIEPPPDDVRQYWRDWMTRDGHPFWPFWENIRSWWEIRHLPNVKLVHFTNLKLDMPTEIRRVAEFLEIPINESCWDAILEHCSFDWMKKNATKCVPLGGAFWDAGAEVFINKGVNGRWSDILTAEESAEYEHRAEAELGLECARWLATGR; this is encoded by the coding sequence ATGGGCATAAATATCGAGTGGCCGCAAAAGCAGCGCGAGTTGCACAACCATCACTTCGACTCGACGATCTGGAACGAGTTCTCGTTCCGCGACGACGACATCATCATCGGGACCTACGCGAAGGCCGGCACGACTTGGATGCAGCAGATCGTTGCGCAATTGCTATTCAACGGCGAGCCGGCGTTGGAAGTCGCCGAAATGTCCCCCTGGCTCGACCTCCGCGTGCCGCCAAAGGAGATCAAGCTGCCCGTGGTCGAGGCGCAAACTCACCGCCGCTTCATCAAGACGCATCTTCCCGTCGATGCGCTGCAGTTCTCGCCGGCGGCGAAGTATCTTTACATCGCGCGTGACGGTCGCGATGTGGTGTGGAGCATGTACAACCACCATGCCAATGCCAATCGATCCTGGTACGAGGCTCTGAACGATACGCCGGGACGCGTCGGACCGCCGATCGAACCGCCGCCGGACGACGTTCGCCAGTATTGGCGAGATTGGATGACGCGCGATGGGCATCCGTTCTGGCCTTTTTGGGAAAACATTCGCAGCTGGTGGGAGATCCGCCATCTTCCCAACGTGAAGCTCGTGCATTTCACAAACCTCAAGCTCGACATGCCGACAGAGATTCGCCGGGTCGCGGAGTTTCTTGAGATTCCGATCAACGAATCGTGTTGGGACGCGATCCTTGAGCACTGCTCTTTTGACTGGATGAAGAAGAACGCGACGAAGTGCGTCCCGCTGGGAGGAGCGTTCTGGGACGCTGGGGCCGAGGTCTTCATCAACAAGGGGGTCAACGGGCGATGGAGTGACATCTTGACGGCCGAGGAGTCAGCCGAGTACGAGCATCGCGCCGAAGCCGAACTTGGACTTGAATGCGCACGCTGGCTTGCGACCGGTAGGTAG
- a CDS encoding ABC transporter permease, producing MRFFTFVIKNLVRRRFRSLLTIAGIGLAVGAMIALVGISRGFVDSFLELYQGRGIDLVVVRSGVAERLTSALDESLGDKIRQLPGVKQVAGVMMDVMSFPELNLFGVPIVGWEPDAFMFDNLKLVSGRSPTADDGRVVMLGNILAKNMGKTTGDTLDVLEDEPFQIIGVFESLSMVENGSMIVTLAELQRLMDRRGRVNMLNVIAENRFDEGSLEQLRSAITAVAPGLSAMTTENFVTSDTQIRAARGMAWMTSLVALLIGSVGVLNTMVMSVFERTQEIGILRALGWRKSRVVRMILLEAILLSLGGALLGAAGAVGLTRMLSRVPAFSGSIASHIPLPVIAQGFLIALFLGLIGGLYPAVYGARLQPTEAIRHE from the coding sequence ATGCGGTTTTTCACCTTCGTCATCAAAAACCTCGTGCGGCGACGATTTCGATCACTACTGACCATCGCCGGCATTGGATTGGCCGTGGGGGCCATGATCGCACTGGTCGGTATATCGCGCGGCTTTGTCGACTCGTTCCTGGAATTGTATCAAGGACGAGGCATCGACCTGGTCGTCGTGCGGTCCGGCGTCGCCGAGCGCTTGACGAGCGCCCTGGACGAATCTCTCGGCGACAAGATCCGCCAGTTACCGGGAGTGAAGCAGGTAGCCGGTGTGATGATGGATGTGATGTCGTTTCCCGAACTCAATTTATTCGGCGTGCCGATCGTGGGATGGGAGCCTGACGCGTTCATGTTCGATAATCTGAAACTGGTATCAGGCCGATCGCCGACGGCCGACGATGGCCGAGTAGTAATGCTGGGAAACATTCTGGCGAAGAACATGGGCAAGACGACCGGTGACACGCTCGACGTTCTCGAGGACGAACCGTTTCAGATCATCGGCGTCTTCGAAAGCCTCAGCATGGTGGAAAACGGGTCGATGATCGTGACGCTCGCTGAATTGCAAAGATTGATGGATCGCCGTGGGCGGGTGAATATGCTTAATGTAATTGCCGAAAATCGCTTTGACGAAGGATCGCTCGAGCAGCTACGGAGCGCGATCACGGCCGTGGCTCCCGGACTGTCGGCCATGACGACCGAGAATTTCGTCACCAGCGATACGCAGATTCGGGCGGCCCGGGGCATGGCGTGGATGACGTCGCTAGTTGCACTGTTGATCGGCTCGGTCGGAGTGCTGAATACAATGGTGATGTCGGTCTTCGAGCGGACTCAGGAGATCGGCATCCTACGTGCCCTGGGTTGGCGCAAGTCGCGCGTTGTGCGGATGATTTTGTTGGAAGCGATTCTGTTGAGCCTGGGCGGAGCGTTATTGGGGGCCGCAGGCGCCGTCGGCCTAACGCGGATGCTGAGTCGGGTGCCGGCGTTCAGCGGCTCGATCGCCAGTCACATTCCGCTGCCCGTCATTGCTCAAGGATTTTTGATCGCGCTATTCTTGGGATTGATTGGCGGACTTTATCCCGCGGTCTATGGCGCGCGGCTGCAGCCTACCGAGGCGATCCGACATGAATAA
- a CDS encoding ABC transporter ATP-binding protein: MNNPSTNGDFLRTSGLTKDYPDGKVTALTDVNLVIPRGQYAAIVGPSGCGKSTLLNLLGALDRPTSGDVYFEGRSFAAIGDLDQFRALKLGFVFQSFYLLPILTARENVQIPMFEGSLGAADRAARAGELLELVGMSHRAHHLPKQLSVGERQRVAIARALANAPELLLADEPTGNLDSKAAQGICDMFEHLHRERGMTLVLVTHDQNVADRAERIIRMRDGRVLEA, translated from the coding sequence ATGAATAATCCATCAACCAACGGTGATTTCCTCCGTACCAGCGGACTGACCAAGGATTACCCTGATGGCAAAGTCACGGCCCTCACAGACGTGAACCTGGTGATCCCGCGCGGACAGTACGCGGCCATCGTCGGGCCGAGCGGTTGCGGCAAGTCGACGCTGTTGAACCTGCTCGGCGCACTCGACCGGCCCACCTCAGGAGACGTTTATTTCGAGGGACGGTCGTTCGCCGCGATTGGGGACCTGGATCAGTTCCGCGCCCTGAAGCTCGGTTTCGTTTTTCAGTCGTTTTATCTGCTACCGATTTTGACCGCGCGCGAGAACGTGCAGATTCCAATGTTTGAAGGTTCACTGGGTGCGGCCGACCGGGCCGCGAGAGCCGGGGAGTTGCTGGAGTTGGTCGGTATGTCGCATCGGGCCCACCATCTGCCAAAGCAATTGTCGGTCGGCGAACGCCAAAGGGTGGCCATTGCCCGCGCCTTAGCGAATGCTCCTGAGTTGCTGCTGGCGGATGAACCGACGGGCAATCTGGATTCAAAGGCCGCGCAGGGTATTTGCGACATGTTCGAGCACCTGCACCGCGAACGCGGCATGACCCTGGTCCTGGTGACGCACGACCAGAACGTCGCTGATCGGGCCGAGCGCATCATTCGCATGCGCGACGGTCGCGTACTCGAGGCATAA
- a CDS encoding ABC transporter permease: protein MHLFTLVWRNVTRRWLRSALTVIAVAVAIGSMVALVGIADSFVASFLDVYLGAGIDMIVVRTGVQERINSGLDIEIGDKIRSVPDIVDVIPTLLDVVSFEEQNLYGVPLRGLQPSSRLVGNLNVVEGRALQGDDRQALLIGRTLAENLGKKLGDSIELYALEKFNIVGIYESHNVFDNSSMVIALADLQRLMDRPGQVTGFAVSVAEPNNVALIERVAKDIEAVSPGLTAMSIKDHVAGISQIRAVQGMAWLTALIGLIVGTIGVLNTMFMTVLERTREIGILRAIGWRQGRIVRMILSESLLVSLIGAAIGTLGAVGLTKLLSTLPVASGVVDGTVPWRVMVEGWILALMVGLVGAAYPAYRSARLLPTAALRHD, encoded by the coding sequence ATGCATTTGTTCACGCTCGTCTGGCGCAACGTGACGCGTCGCTGGTTGCGTTCGGCGTTGACGGTGATCGCCGTGGCAGTGGCGATCGGGTCCATGGTGGCGCTGGTGGGAATCGCCGACAGCTTTGTGGCGTCTTTCCTCGACGTCTACCTGGGGGCCGGCATCGACATGATCGTCGTTCGCACCGGCGTGCAAGAGCGGATAAATAGCGGCCTGGACATCGAAATCGGCGATAAGATCCGCTCCGTTCCTGACATAGTCGATGTGATCCCTACGCTCTTGGACGTTGTCTCGTTCGAAGAGCAGAACCTGTACGGCGTTCCGTTGCGCGGCTTGCAGCCCTCGTCGCGGCTCGTCGGCAACCTCAACGTCGTTGAAGGGCGCGCCCTGCAGGGCGACGATCGCCAGGCTTTGCTGATCGGGCGAACGCTGGCCGAGAACCTCGGCAAGAAACTCGGCGATTCGATCGAACTTTATGCTTTGGAAAAGTTCAACATCGTCGGCATCTATGAAAGTCACAATGTCTTCGACAACAGCTCGATGGTCATTGCGCTTGCCGACTTGCAGCGACTCATGGATCGGCCGGGCCAGGTGACCGGCTTTGCCGTCAGCGTTGCCGAACCCAATAACGTCGCGCTAATTGAACGCGTCGCCAAGGATATAGAAGCGGTCAGTCCCGGACTGACCGCTATGAGTATTAAGGATCACGTGGCGGGCATTTCGCAGATCCGCGCCGTGCAAGGGATGGCGTGGCTGACGGCGCTCATTGGCCTGATCGTCGGGACGATCGGCGTGCTGAATACCATGTTCATGACGGTACTGGAGCGGACGCGTGAGATCGGCATCCTTCGCGCGATCGGTTGGCGTCAAGGACGCATCGTCCGCATGATCCTGTCGGAATCGCTACTCGTCAGTTTGATCGGAGCGGCAATCGGAACGCTTGGCGCCGTCGGCTTGACGAAGCTCCTGAGCACCTTGCCCGTTGCCAGTGGAGTAGTCGATGGAACGGTCCCCTGGCGCGTCATGGTCGAAGGGTGGATTTTGGCTTTGATGGTAGGGCTCGTAGGGGCGGCCTACCCAGCCTATCGCAGCGCGCGACTTCTTCCCACGGCCGCGCTACGACACGACTGA